One window of the Misgurnus anguillicaudatus chromosome 8, ASM2758022v2, whole genome shotgun sequence genome contains the following:
- the gpx1b gene encoding glutathione peroxidase 1b, with product MSGIKSFYDISAKTLRGEEFKFSSLQGKVVLIENVASLUGTTTRDYTQMNELYDRFSDKGLVILGVPCNQFGYQENCKNEEILMSLKYVRPGNGFEPKFHLLEKVDVNGKDAHPLFVFLKEKLPFPSDEPMALMGDPKFIVWSPVCRYDIAWNFEKFLIGADGVPFKRYSRRYLTSDIEGDIKKLLSIAN from the exons ATGTCTGGCATTAAGTCATTTTACGACATCTCAGCTAAAACGCTGAGAGGCGAGGAATTTAAGTTTTCATCTTTACAAGGCAAAGTGGTCCTTATCGAGAATGTGGCGTCTCTTTGAGGAACGACCACCAGGGATTACACCCAGATGAACGAGCTCTATGATCGCTTCTCGGACAAAGGGCTTGTGATTCTGGGAGTCCCCTGCAATCAGTTCGGCTATCAG GAAAACTGTAAAAACGAAGAGATCCTGATGTCCCTGAAGTACGTCCGTCCTGGGAATGGCTTCGAACCCAAATTCCACCTTTTGGAGAAGGTCGACGTGAACGGGAAAGACGCTCATCCTCTCTTCGTCTTTCTCAAGGAGAAACTTCCGTTCCCGAGCGACGAGCCAATGGCCTTAATGGGCGACCCCAAATTTATCGTGTGGAGTCCCGTGTGCAGATACGACATCGCGTGGAACTTCGAGAAGTTTCTCATCGGGGCTGACGGAGTGCCATTCAAACGCTACAGCAGGAGATACCTGACCAGTGACATCGAGGGAGACATCAAGAAGCTTCTTAGCATCGCCAACTAA
- the usp4 gene encoding ubiquitin carboxyl-terminal hydrolase 4 produces the protein MAEGGGPESGNASDPDEKPAITQTPVPSTENQKQSIGTLLKTPLRKGDEWYLIDSRWFKQWKKYVGFDSWDMYNVGEHNLYPGPIDNSGLFSDSKSQTLKDHLIDELDYVLVPTEAWNKLVSWYGCLEGQKPIIRKVVEHGMFVKHCKVEVYLLELNLCENDNMDKVVTRHFSKADTIDTIEKEMRRLFDIPSEKETRLWNKYMSNTYEQLNKLDSTVQDAGLFQGQVLVIEKKNEDGTWPRQSCHSKSSTSTSRNYTTSPKLSSNSSATISSTITNGDSNSNSGYSLNNSSSGNRLGGYSYSSSYNYRESAAQPGLCGLSNLGNTCFMNSALQCLSNTPPLTEYFLEDRYEAEINRENPLGMRGEIAEAYADLVKQMWLSRTSYVAPRTFKTQVGRFAPQFSGYQQQDSQELLAFLLDGLHEDLNRVKKKPYLALRDAEGRADEIVAKEAWANHRLRNDSIIVDIFHGLFKSTLVCPECSKVSVTFDPFCYLTLPLPLKKDRTMEVFLVRTDPQSRALMFGVVVPKMGVVTDLCSSLAKLSGVPSENMVVADVYNHRFHKIYKRDDGLSSIMDKDDIFVYEVLEEDSEKMNLPVYFRERHSKHSGGSSGTMLFGQPLLITVPRHNLTVDTLYERVLERIGRYVKRSEGTVTDSRAPASATSSSSSQSPECVASVSSHSTALSGCSSPASEGASCSAGSNGSNHSGTCNGPNGVCDGDEEAMDHQESPEPENSHSDTVDGEEDSEPENGPNSSSGKSSSSRPKLFSFSMVNSYGTANISSLPFDGNLLKLTSHSTVAIDWDSDVKKLCYDDEEAEAYDKHESMLHAQKKKTTVALRECIELFTTMETLGEHDPWYCPTCRKHQQATKKFDLWSLPRILVVHLKRFSYNRCWRDKLDTVVNFPIRDLNMSEFVCDPKADPYVYDLIAVSNHYGGMGGGHYTAYGKNKMDGKWYYFDDSSVSSATEDQIVTKAAYVLFYQRRDADTPSKSTPSASLGGAPETLDDHMDTN, from the exons ATGGCGGAGGGAGGCGGACCCGAGTCGGGTAACGCTTCGGACCCTGACGAGAAGCCGGCGATCACGCAGACACCCGTACCGTCCACTGAAAACCAAAAGCAGAGCATAGGGACGCTTCTGAAGACGCCACTGAGGAAGGGAGACGAATG GTATTTGATTGACAGCCGGTGGTTTAAACAGTGGAAGAAATATGTGGGCTTTGACAGCTGGGATATGTACAATGTCGGAGAGCACAATCTGTACCCTGGACCCATTGACAACTCGGGGCTCTTTTCAG ATTCAAAATCCCAGACGCTTAAAGATCATCTTATAGATGAGTTAGACTATGTGCTGGTGCCTACAGAGGCCTGGAATAAGCTGGTCAGCTGGTATGGCTGTTTGGAGGGTCAGAAGCCCATCATCAGAAAG GTTGTTGAACATGGGATGTTTGTCAAGCACTGTAAAGTGGAGGTGTATTTGCTCGAGTTAAACTTGTGTGAAAATGACAACATGGATAAAGTAGTCACCCGCCATTTCAGCAAAGCGGACACTATAGATA CTATTGAAAAAGAGATGAGGAGATTATTCGACATCCCATCAGAAAAGGAAACCCGACTCTGGAATAAATATATGAGCAACACGTATGAACAGCTTAACAAGTTGGACAGCACCGTACAGGACGCAGGACTTTTTCAAGGACAG GTGCTTGTTATTGAGAAGAAGAATGAGGATGGCACGTGGCCAAGACAGAGCTGCCATTCCAAGT CCAGTACTTCCACCTCTCGAAATTATACAACTTCCCCAAAACTCTCCTCCAATTCGTCTGCCACCATTTCCTCCACGATAACAAACGGAGATAGCAATAGCAACTCTGGCTACTCGCTAAACAACAGTTCCTCCGGTAACAG GTTGGGAGGTTACTCCTACAGCTCCTCCTACAATTACAGAGAATCGGCCGCTCAACCAGGCCTATGTGGTCTAAGTAACCTGGGCAACACCTGCTTCATGAACTCTGCTCTCCAG TGTCTGAGCAACACTCCCCCACTCACAGAATATTTCTTGGAGGACCGATACGAAGCTGAGATCAACCGGGAAAATCCATTAGGGATGCGAGGGGAGATCGCAGAGGCTTATGCGGATCTGGTCAAACAGATGTGGCTTAGTCGAACCAGTTACGTGGCTCCCCGCACTTTTAAA ACCCAAGTGGGTCGTTTTGCCCCGCAGTTCTCAGGGTACCAACAACAAGACTCTCAGGAGTTGCTGGCCTTTTTGCTGGACGGCCTACATGAGGACCTCAACCGTGTTAAGAAGAAGCCTTACCTGGCCCTGAGAGATGCTGAGGGACGGGCTGATGAG ATCGTAGCCAAGGAAGCATGGGCGAACCACAGGTTGCGGAACGATTCCATAATCGTGGACATCTTTCACGGCTTGTTCAAATCTACGCTAGTTTGCCCAGAGTGCTCCAAAGTTTCTGTTACGTTTGACCCCTTCTGCTACCTCACACTGCCCCTGCCACTGAAAAAAGATCGCACTATGGAGGTGTTCTTGGTCCGAACTGACCCCCAATCCAGAGCT TTGATGTTTGGTGTCGTGGTTCCAAAAATGGGTGTGGTGACAGATCTGTGCAGCTCTTTGGCCAAACTATCTGGAGTTCCTTCAGAGAAt ATGGTTGTGGCAGATGTTTACAATCACAGGTTTCATAAAATCTACAAACGGGATGATGGCCTGAGTAGCATTATGGACAAGGACGACATATTTGT TTATGAGGTATTAGAGGAGGACAGCGAGAAGATGAATCTGCCCGTGTACTTCAGAGAGAGGCACTCCAAGCACAGCGGAGGTTCATCCGGCACAATGCTCTTCGGCCAACCTCTCCTCATCACCGTCCCGCGACACAACCTCACCGTGGACACCCTCTATGAGCGTGTGCTGGAGAGGATCGG GCGTTACGTTAAGCGGTCGGAGGGAACTGTTACAGACAGTAGGGCGCCTGCCTCAGCCACTTCCTCCAGCAGCAGCCAATCACCAGAATGCGTCGCTTCGGTGTCCAGTCACAGCACAGCACTGAGTGGCTGCAGCAGCCCGGCATCTGAAGGCGCTTCATGCAGCGCCGGATCAAACGGCAGCAACCACTCTGGAACCTGTAACGGTCCTAATGGAGTTTGTGATG GTGATGAGGAAGCCATGGACCACCAGGAGAGTCCCGAACCTGAGAATAGCCACTCAGACACTGTGGATGGGGAGGAGGACTCTGAACCAGAGAACGGTCCCAATAGCAGCAGTGGAAAATCTTCCTCTTCCAGGCCTAAGCTCTTCTCTTTCAGCATGGTCAACTCGTACGGAACAGCCAACATCAGCTCTCTGCCTTTTGATGGCAATCTGCTTAAACTCACAT CGCATTCAACAGTAGCCATCGATTGGGACTCGGATGTCAAGAAACTGTGCTACGATGACGAGGAAGCTGAG GCATATGACAAACATGAGAGCATGCTGCACGCCCAGAAGAAGAAGACCACAGTAGCTTTACGAGAATGCATTGAGCTCTTTACCACAATGGAGACTTTAGGAGAACATGACCCCTG GTATTGCCCTACGTGTAGGAAACACCAGCAGGCCACCAAGAAGTTTGACCTGTGGTCTCTCCCGCGCATTCTGGTCGTGCATCTGAAGAGGTTCTCATACAACCGCTGTTGGAGAGACAAGCTTGACACTGTTGTGAACTTTCCCATTAG GGACTTGAACATGTCAGAGTTTGTTTGCGACCCCAAAGCTGATCCGTACGTCTATGACCTCATTGCTGTTTCCAACCATTATGGAGGAATGGGGGGAGGCCACT ATACGGCATATGGCAAGAACAAAATGGATGGGAAATGGTATTACTTTGATGACAGTAGTGTTTCTTCTGCCACAGAGGATCAGATTGTG ACTAAAGCAGCTTACGTGCTCTTTTACCAACGCAGAGATGCGGACACACCATCCAAATCCACCCCCTCTGCGTCACTAGGCGGAGCTCCGGAGACCCTGGATGACCACATGGACACCAATTGA
- the emc3 gene encoding ER membrane protein complex subunit 3 gives MAEPELLLDSNIRLWVVLPIVFITFLVGVIRHYVSILLQSDKKLTLEQVSDSQVLIRSRVLRENGKYIPKQSFLMRKFFFNNQEDGFFKKTKRKVVPPSPMTDPSMLTDMMKGNVTNVLPMILIGGWINWTFSGFVTTKVPFPLTLRFKPMLQQGIELLSLDASWVSSASWYFLNVFGLRSMYSLILGQDNGADQSRIMQEQMSGAAMAMPADTNKAFKAEWEALELTDHQWALENVEEDLMSKDLDLSGMFSKDLPTGIF, from the exons ATGGCTGAGCCTGAGCTCCTCCTAGACTCCAATATTCGCCTTTGGGTTGTGCTGCCTATTGTGTTCATCACATTTCTGGTTGGAGTGATACGACATTACGTCTCAATTCTGTTACAGAGTGACAAAAAGCTCACGTTAGAACAGGTTTCAGACAG CCAGGTTCTGATCAGGAGCAGAGTATTACGGGAAAATGGAAAATACATTCCCAAACAG TCTTTCttgatgagaaaatttttcttcaATAACCAAGAGGATGGGTTTTTTAAGAAGACTAAAAGAAAGGTAGTCCCACCCTCTCCAATGACTG ATCCCAGCATGTTGACAGATATGATGAAAGGCAACGTGACAAATGTCTTGCCTATGATCCTTATCGGTGGATGGATTAATTGGACCTTCTCTGGGTTTGTCACAA CAAAGGTACCATTTCCTCTTACACTCCGCTTCAAGCCAATGCTGCAGCAGGGAATTGAATTGCTTTCACTAGATGCATCATG GGTGAGTTCAGCATCATGGTATTTCCTGAATGTCTTTGGTCTCAGAAGCATGTATTCCCTTATCCTCGGACAGGACAATG GTGCTGATCAGTCTCGCATCATGCAGGAACAAATGAGTGGCGCTGCGATGGCAATGCCTGCAGACACAAACAAAGCATTCAAG GCTGAATGGGAAGCTTTGGAGTTGACTGACCACCAGTGGGCCTTGGAAAATGTTGAGGAGGATCTAATGAGTAAGGACTTGGACCTGTCTGGGATGTTCAGCAAAGACTTGCCAACGGGCATCTTCTAA